One segment of Sphingobacteriales bacterium DNA contains the following:
- a CDS encoding transposase → MPYRKGRKTHRSLPTSLPKLLSLWCLFPINGDNLTLEMPYCNTVCFQIFIDKLSVQKPEEFKIILLDNGAFHHSRQLVIPKNIHLLFIPPYSPELNPAEMIWRFIKGKTANIICKDLEELSAKVTDIINDMSNVIIQSITGWKLFTNCAF, encoded by the coding sequence ATGCCTTACCGCAAAGGGCGTAAAACCCATCGTAGCTTACCAACATCGCTTCCAAAACTTCTATCTCTTTGGTGCCTATTCCCCATCAACGGAGACAATCTTACCTTAGAAATGCCTTACTGTAATACGGTCTGCTTTCAAATATTTATAGATAAACTCTCCGTACAAAAGCCTGAAGAATTCAAGATAATTCTACTTGACAATGGTGCTTTTCACCACAGCCGACAATTGGTAATTCCTAAAAATATTCATCTGTTGTTTATTCCTCCTTACTCTCCCGAATTAAACCCCGCAGAGATGATATGGCGATTCATCAAGGGCAAAACTGCTAACATTATTTGCAAAGATCTGGAAGAACTCTCCGCCAAAGTCACTGATATTATCAACGATATGAGTAACGTTATCATTCAATCCATTACAGGTTGGAAACTTTTTACAAACTGTGCCTTTTAG
- a CDS encoding winged helix-turn-helix domain-containing protein, translating to MLMNIQSGIHHNHLLAIKSGASVRSINRWKSTYQSQGLDGLLRDNRGGDFRSQLETADKERISQKLKDPKNGLRSYKEAQQWLKSELGIEKQYNTVRMYLKRNFGTKLKVGRKSHIKKDEAAVDSFKKTYQTRQKALKIRSFVFQAASV from the coding sequence ATGTTGATGAATATCCAAAGCGGTATCCACCACAATCATCTTCTTGCCATCAAGTCAGGGGCTTCTGTGCGTTCGATAAACAGGTGGAAATCTACTTACCAATCGCAAGGACTTGATGGATTGCTCAGGGACAATAGAGGTGGTGATTTCCGTAGCCAACTCGAGACAGCAGACAAGGAGCGGATATCGCAAAAGCTAAAAGATCCCAAGAATGGGTTGCGCAGCTACAAAGAAGCACAGCAGTGGCTGAAGTCGGAGTTGGGTATTGAAAAACAATACAATACGGTAAGGATGTATCTGAAGCGAAACTTTGGCACAAAACTCAAGGTGGGTAGAAAAAGCCATATCAAAAAGGACGAAGCGGCGGTTGATTCTTTTAAAAAAACTTATCAAACACGCCAGAAGGCATTAAAAATAAGGAGTTTCGTCTTTCAGGCTGCCAGTGTATAA
- a CDS encoding cytochrome-c peroxidase gives MGAPPTLPAEPYLYANEEAFTHLGLGGVSSVNNQVATLGRVLFYDTRLSLNNAIACASCHHQSRGFADLSAVSTGFLGKKTTRNSLPIANAAMSNNLFWDSRTPDLNTLVLQPVQNHIEMGMESLDMLKTKLANTAFYPPLFEQAFGTPDVTEERISTAVAQFLTAMVSYQSKYDAGLINGFQNFTELEKKGHEIFFGNKAKCGSCHMGVNLGALSSGFGVFDNGGIDGGMIANDSIAIDCFGCGFNPYHQTGGTTNIGLDVEYSDNGRGEGHFKIPSLRNIALTAPYMHDGRFNTLDEVINHYSEGIKRHKKLDIKFVGNDGQVAALHLTSYEKQALKAFLLTLTDEHFVSDPKFSNPF, from the coding sequence TTGGGTGCTCCGCCCACTTTGCCCGCCGAGCCTTATCTGTATGCAAATGAAGAGGCTTTTACACATTTGGGGCTGGGTGGCGTGAGTAGTGTGAACAACCAAGTAGCGACTTTGGGGCGGGTGTTGTTTTATGATACACGTTTGTCGCTCAACAATGCCATTGCCTGCGCTTCGTGCCATCATCAGTCGCGCGGCTTTGCCGACCTTTCGGCGGTAAGCACCGGTTTTTTGGGCAAAAAAACCACTCGTAATTCTCTGCCTATTGCCAATGCTGCCATGAGCAATAATTTGTTTTGGGATTCCCGCACACCCGACCTCAACACTTTGGTATTGCAGCCCGTTCAAAATCACATAGAAATGGGTATGGAATCTTTGGATATGCTCAAAACCAAATTAGCCAATACCGCTTTTTACCCGCCTTTGTTTGAGCAGGCTTTCGGCACACCCGATGTTACCGAAGAGCGCATCAGCACGGCAGTAGCGCAGTTTTTGACGGCTATGGTGAGCTATCAAAGTAAATATGATGCGGGTTTAATAAATGGTTTTCAAAACTTTACGGAATTGGAAAAGAAAGGGCACGAAATATTTTTTGGCAATAAAGCTAAATGTGGTTCTTGTCACATGGGCGTTAATTTAGGTGCTTTGAGTAGTGGTTTCGGCGTTTTTGATAACGGCGGCATTGACGGTGGTATGATTGCTAACGACAGTATAGCGATAGATTGTTTCGGCTGTGGCTTCAATCCGTATCACCAAACCGGAGGCACTACCAATATCGGTTTAGATGTAGAATATAGCGACAACGGACGCGGAGAAGGACATTTTAAAATTCCTTCGCTGCGCAACATTGCCCTTACCGCTCCCTATATGCACGACGGACGCTTCAATACGTTAGATGAAGTGATAAACCATTATAGCGAAGGCATCAAACGCCACAAAAAATTAGATATTAAATTTGTAGGCAATGACGGACAAGTAGCTGCACTGCATTTGACCTCATACGAAAAACAAGCCCTGAAAGCCTTTTTGCTCACACTCACCGATGAGCATTTTGTCAGCGACCCTAAATTCTCCAATCCTTTTTAG
- a CDS encoding thymidylate synthase: MKSYLQLLEKIMQEGTDRSDRTGVGTRSIFGYQMRMNLQEGFPLLTTKKLHLKSIIYELLWFLKGDTNIDYLQKNGVRIWNEWADEKGDLGPVYGKQWRAWRSYDEGAPAIDQISSVIEQIQRSPDSRRLVVSTWNVAELPQMALSPCHCLFQFYVADGKLSCQLYQRSADVFLGVPFNIASYALLTMMVAQVCNLEVGDYVHTFGDVHVYHNHFEQVALQLQRNPRPLPQMQLNPAVKNIFDFCYEDFTLLHYNPCPAISAPVAV; this comes from the coding sequence ATGAAGAGTTATTTGCAGCTTTTGGAGAAGATTATGCAGGAAGGAACTGACCGCAGCGACCGCACCGGTGTAGGCACACGCAGCATCTTTGGTTATCAGATGCGTATGAATTTGCAGGAGGGTTTTCCTTTGCTCACTACCAAAAAACTGCATCTCAAATCTATTATTTATGAGTTGTTGTGGTTTTTGAAAGGCGATACCAATATTGATTATCTGCAAAAAAACGGCGTGCGCATCTGGAATGAGTGGGCAGACGAAAAAGGCGACTTGGGACCGGTGTACGGCAAACAATGGCGGGCGTGGCGCAGCTACGATGAGGGCGCACCCGCTATTGACCAAATCAGCAGCGTCATTGAGCAAATACAGCGCAGCCCCGACAGCCGCCGCTTGGTGGTAAGTACGTGGAATGTCGCCGAACTGCCGCAAATGGCACTGTCGCCCTGCCACTGTTTATTTCAGTTTTATGTAGCCGATGGCAAATTGTCGTGCCAACTGTATCAACGCAGTGCCGATGTTTTTCTCGGTGTTCCTTTTAATATTGCTTCATACGCCCTCCTCACGATGATGGTGGCGCAAGTATGTAATTTGGAGGTAGGTGACTATGTTCATACTTTTGGCGATGTGCATGTGTATCACAACCATTTTGAGCAGGTAGCTCTGCAATTACAACGCAACCCGCGCCCCCTGCCACAAATGCAACTCAATCCGGCAGTAAAAAATATTTTTGATTTTTGTTACGAAGATTTTACTCTCCTCCACTATAATCCCTGTCCCGCCATCAGTGCGCCGGTGGCTGTATAA
- a CDS encoding dCTP deaminase, which yields MILSDTKILEAIEKGDILIEPFKRESLGSNSYDVHLGRYLAVYTQRELDAKVHNPIEELLIPAEGFVLQPHTIYLGVTEEYTETHRHIPFLEGKSSIGRLGIYIHATAGKGDVGFCNTWTLEISCIQPVRVYAGMPIGQLIYFEMSGEVAVPYHSKRNAKYTHRTMKPVESMMWKIIFKKSF from the coding sequence ATGATACTCAGCGATACAAAAATCTTAGAAGCGATAGAAAAAGGCGATATATTGATAGAACCTTTCAAGCGCGAATCTTTAGGCTCTAACTCTTACGATGTGCATTTGGGGCGTTATTTAGCAGTTTATACCCAGCGCGAATTAGATGCTAAAGTACATAATCCAATCGAAGAACTTTTAATTCCGGCGGAGGGCTTTGTGCTGCAGCCCCACACTATTTATTTGGGTGTTACGGAAGAATATACCGAAACACACCGCCACATTCCGTTTTTGGAGGGCAAAAGTAGTATTGGTCGTTTGGGAATTTATATTCACGCCACCGCCGGCAAGGGCGATGTAGGATTTTGTAATACTTGGACACTCGAAATTTCGTGCATACAGCCCGTGCGTGTGTATGCGGGTATGCCCATAGGTCAGCTCATTTATTTTGAGATGTCGGGCGAAGTAGCAGTGCCTTACCACAGCAAGCGCAATGCAAAATATACCCACCGCACTATGAAGCCCGTAGAAAGTATGATGTGGAAAATAATTTTTAAAAAGTCTTTTTAA
- a CDS encoding carboxylate-amine ligase: MKNTFTLGIEEEYMVIDPVTRNLKSHEQKIVEIAANTLDDKVKAEMHQAVVEAGTGICKTVDEARQEVAKLRRAVAEIADSLGLKIGASGTHPFTHWNTQFITPNPRYEEIVNEMQEAARSNLIFGLHVHVGMEDKDMAVHILNMMRYFLPHVFALSTNSPFWEGRNTGFKSFRTKVFERFPRTGLPDYFNSYDELKNYIDILVKTGCIDNAKKIWWDLRVHPFFPTIEFRICDIPLTVDETAMMAALFQALVAKLYKLRQQNLNFMIYTRALINENKWRASRYGIDGKMIDFGKEEEVRTRVLIMELLDFIDDVVDDLDSRHYVNMVQTILEKGTGADRQLAVYQETGSLEKVVDYIMEQTLLGV, encoded by the coding sequence ATGAAAAACACATTTACACTCGGAATAGAAGAGGAATACATGGTCATTGACCCTGTGACGCGCAACCTGAAATCGCACGAACAAAAAATCGTGGAAATTGCCGCCAACACGCTCGATGACAAAGTAAAAGCCGAAATGCACCAAGCTGTGGTAGAAGCGGGTACGGGCATTTGCAAAACGGTGGACGAAGCACGCCAAGAAGTGGCAAAACTCCGCCGTGCCGTTGCCGAAATTGCCGACAGTCTGGGGCTTAAAATCGGAGCTTCGGGCACGCACCCTTTTACGCACTGGAACACACAATTCATCACGCCCAACCCGCGCTACGAAGAAATCGTGAACGAAATGCAGGAAGCCGCACGCTCCAACCTCATTTTTGGTTTGCACGTGCATGTGGGTATGGAAGATAAAGACATGGCGGTACATATTTTAAATATGATGCGCTATTTTTTGCCGCACGTTTTCGCGCTTTCTACCAATTCGCCTTTTTGGGAGGGGCGCAATACGGGTTTCAAATCGTTCCGAACCAAAGTTTTTGAACGTTTTCCGCGCACGGGTTTGCCCGATTATTTCAACAGCTACGACGAACTGAAAAACTACATCGACATTTTGGTAAAAACGGGCTGTATTGATAATGCCAAAAAAATTTGGTGGGATTTGCGCGTACATCCTTTCTTTCCGACCATTGAGTTTCGTATTTGCGACATTCCGCTTACAGTAGATGAAACGGCGATGATGGCGGCACTTTTTCAGGCATTGGTAGCCAAACTCTACAAATTGCGCCAGCAAAATCTCAATTTTATGATTTACACCCGCGCCCTTATCAACGAAAACAAATGGCGTGCTTCGCGGTATGGCATTGATGGCAAAATGATAGATTTCGGAAAAGAAGAAGAGGTGCGTACCCGCGTTTTGATTATGGAATTATTGGATTTTATTGATGATGTGGTAGATGATTTGGATAGCCGTCATTATGTAAATATGGTGCAGACCATTTTAGAAAAAGGCACCGGAGCCGACCGCCAGTTAGCGGTGTATCAGGAAACGGGCAGCTTGGAAAAAGTAGTGGATTATATTATGGAACAAACCTTGTTGGGGGTGTAG
- a CDS encoding VWA domain-containing protein, whose product MIFLYPYILLLLLLPLALLLRHVWYSLRRQHSAATADSALMVSHLNREQWRGVHSWRSRLYPHLPLLLIAAFALLVVALARPQKLYEQQKINAEGLDIVLALDVSGSMLARDFEPDRLEAMKKSAAEFVRRRTNDRIGLVVFSGEAFTQCPLTTDHHLLLQLISQLKTGILEDGTAVGKGLATAVNRLIETKAASKIIILLTDGTDTKVALSPLDAADIAAQYGIKVYTIGVGSNDEVPFPMQDIFGSTVLKNTLMPLDETVLKEIAQRCQGKYFHAQDQSALQAIYKEIDRLEKTTAEVTTLRRYSEQYRIFAIPALLLLLLFPLLKITIFRGLLERVW is encoded by the coding sequence ATGATATTTTTATATCCGTATATTTTGCTGCTGTTGCTATTGCCTTTGGCTCTACTATTGCGCCATGTGTGGTATAGTCTGCGCCGCCAACATTCTGCCGCCACCGCCGACTCCGCGCTGATGGTTTCTCACCTCAACCGCGAGCAATGGAGAGGTGTTCACTCGTGGCGCAGCCGTTTGTATCCGCACCTGCCCCTGCTCCTCATCGCCGCATTTGCCCTGTTGGTAGTGGCATTGGCACGCCCCCAAAAACTCTACGAACAACAAAAAATCAACGCCGAAGGCTTGGATATTGTGCTGGCTCTTGATGTATCGGGCAGTATGCTCGCCCGCGACTTTGAGCCTGACCGCTTGGAGGCAATGAAAAAAAGTGCCGCCGAATTTGTGCGCCGCCGCACCAACGACCGCATTGGCTTGGTGGTTTTTTCGGGCGAAGCCTTCACGCAATGCCCCCTCACCACCGACCACCACCTGCTGCTCCAACTTATCAGTCAGCTCAAAACCGGAATATTGGAAGACGGCACAGCCGTTGGCAAAGGTTTGGCAACCGCCGTCAATCGCCTCATAGAAACAAAAGCAGCCTCCAAAATTATCATTTTGCTCACCGATGGCACCGACACCAAAGTAGCCCTCAGCCCCTTAGATGCCGCCGACATTGCAGCACAATACGGCATTAAAGTTTATACCATCGGTGTTGGCTCCAATGACGAAGTACCTTTTCCGATGCAGGATATATTTGGCAGCACCGTACTAAAAAATACGCTGATGCCCTTAGATGAAACCGTACTGAAAGAAATTGCCCAACGCTGTCAGGGAAAATATTTTCATGCGCAAGACCAAAGCGCGCTGCAAGCCATTTACAAAGAAATCGACCGTCTTGAAAAAACAACAGCAGAAGTAACCACACTGCGCCGTTACAGCGAGCAATATCGCATTTTTGCCATACCTGCCTTGCTGTTGCTATTGCTGTTTCCTTTGTTAAAAATCACCATTTTCAGGGGTTTATTGGAGCGGGTGTGGTAG
- the rimO gene encoding 30S ribosomal protein S12 methylthiotransferase RimO: protein MLQNLVDSEVLINQLSANDFEVQHEGTNRSDIVIVNTCGFIDRAKEESINSILHYAAAKQKGRIDKLYVTGCLSQRYKDQLEIEIPEVDAYFGTMELPLLLEELGADYRHELIGERVRLTTPPHYAYLKISEGCNRTCSFCAIPLMRGKHVSKSIEAIVAEARHLAANGVKEIMLIAQELTYYGLDIYKKRALPELLHVLNDEAEGIEWIRLHYAYPSKFPLEVIEAMADCPKVCRYLDMPLQHASDAMLTAMRRQITRSETEKLISDIRSIVPDIALRSTMLVGFPNESETDFEELCDFVAEQRFERLGVFEYSHEEDTPAYGLDDNVSAETKSERAAALMEIQQEISFEKNKKLIGKTLKVLFDRKEGEHFIGRTEYDSPEVDNEVLVSAEKNYVRVGDFAPVYIRDAGEFDLVGELAASS from the coding sequence TTATTGACCGCGCCAAAGAAGAATCCATCAACAGCATTTTACATTATGCCGCTGCCAAACAAAAAGGGCGTATAGATAAATTGTATGTAACGGGTTGCCTCAGTCAACGCTACAAAGATCAGTTGGAAATCGAAATTCCCGAAGTTGATGCCTACTTCGGTACGATGGAGTTGCCTTTGCTGTTGGAAGAACTCGGTGCCGACTATCGCCACGAACTTATCGGTGAACGGGTGCGGCTCACCACACCGCCCCATTATGCCTATCTCAAAATTTCGGAAGGCTGCAATCGCACCTGCTCTTTTTGCGCCATTCCGTTGATGCGCGGTAAACACGTTTCCAAAAGCATCGAAGCCATTGTTGCCGAAGCTCGCCATTTGGCTGCCAACGGCGTGAAGGAAATTATGCTCATTGCTCAGGAACTTACCTACTATGGTTTGGATATATACAAAAAACGCGCTTTGCCCGAACTGTTGCACGTCCTCAACGACGAAGCCGAAGGCATTGAATGGATACGCCTGCATTATGCGTATCCGTCCAAATTTCCTTTGGAAGTGATAGAAGCTATGGCAGATTGCCCCAAAGTATGCCGTTATTTGGATATGCCCCTGCAACACGCCAGCGATGCGATGCTCACTGCTATGCGCCGTCAAATTACGCGCAGCGAAACCGAAAAACTCATCAGCGATATTCGCAGCATAGTACCCGATATAGCTTTGCGAAGCACCATGTTGGTGGGTTTTCCGAATGAGAGCGAAACCGATTTTGAAGAACTATGCGATTTTGTTGCCGAACAACGTTTTGAACGCTTGGGCGTGTTTGAATACTCGCACGAAGAAGATACACCCGCCTATGGCTTGGACGACAATGTTTCCGCCGAAACCAAAAGCGAGCGTGCCGCCGCATTGATGGAGATTCAGCAGGAAATTTCTTTTGAAAAAAACAAAAAACTCATCGGCAAAACCTTAAAAGTGCTTTTTGACCGCAAAGAAGGCGAACATTTTATCGGGCGCACCGAATACGACTCGCCCGAAGTAGATAATGAAGTATTGGTATCGGCAGAAAAAAACTATGTGCGGGTGGGTGATTTTGCGCCAGTGTATATCCGCGATGCTGGAGAATTTGATTTAGTGGGAGAGTTGGCGGCGAGTTCTTAG